In the Alligator mississippiensis isolate rAllMis1 chromosome 7, rAllMis1, whole genome shotgun sequence genome, one interval contains:
- the LOC102568549 gene encoding olfactory receptor 8S1-like, with amino-acid sequence MIMMVIRIDSQLHAPMYFFLFHLSFIDICYASVTVPKMLQNFLAERKTISINGCFVKNFFFLLLGGAEVFILTAMAYDRYAAICQPLNYVGTMNKQVCYQLLGGSWAAGFLYALSNTLSLLSLHFCSFNLINHFSCEPPPLLLLACSGTLTSKAVLVAFVVIFGTLSFLLTLVSYIHIIYTILRIQSMEGRRKVFSTCSSHLMVVILYYGTGFFRYMKLTSEALSYIDRTIAIQYSILTPMLNPIIYSLKK; translated from the coding sequence ATGATCATGATGGTCATAAGGATTGATTCTCAACTCCATGCTCCTATGTACTTCTTCCTGTTCCATTTGTCCTTTATTGATATTTGTTATGCCTCAGTCACTGTCCCAAAGATGCTGCAGAACTTCTTAGCAGAAAGAAAGACAATATCTATCAATGGCTGCTTTGTAAAgaacttcttttttcttcttttgggtGGTGCTGAAGTTTTCATTCTTACTGCGATGGCTTATGATCGATATGCAGCCATATGTCAGCCACTGAATTATGTGGGGACCATGAATAAACAAGTCTGTTATCAACTTCTTGGTGGCTCTTGGGCAGCTGGGTTTTTGTATGCACTGTCCAACACACTTTCTCTTTTAAGCTTACACTTTTGTAGTTTCAATTTAATCAACCATTTTAGCTGTGAACCACCTCCATTGTTGTTACTAGCCTGTTCTGGGACACTTACCAGTAAAGCAGTGCTTGTTGCATTTGTTGTAATATTCGGAACTCTCTCCTTTCTCCTCACCTTGGTGTCCTACATTCATATCATCTATACCATTCTCAGGATACAGTCCATGGAGGGTAGACGTAAAGTTTTCTCCACCTGCAGTTCTCATCTTATGGTGGTTATTTTATACTATGGGACAGGGTTCTTTCGGTACATGAAACTAACCTCTGAAGCATTATCATATATTGATAGAACAATTGCCATCCAGTACAGTATCTTAACACCCATGTTAAATCCCATCATATACagtctgaaaaaataa
- the LOC102568777 gene encoding olfactory receptor 6N1-like, whose translation MESGNTTTVTHFIILGFPSLQNVQLLLFFMGLVIYLLTLSGHIVIIIIVRIDSRLHNPMYFFLSNFSFLEIWYTSNIIPKMLEVFLQKNKSISYTGCLTQLYFLITLGTAECFILAIMAYDRYLAICHPLRYPILMNSKICLHLALCPWVGAFLVNIPPLVLFCKLPFCGPNKINHFFCDALPLLKLSCMDTHEAEVVDFIVATSVIVSSFLLILVSYVFIIIAVLKIPSTTGRQKAFSTCGSHLAVVTIFYGTLMFMYVRPTSSYSLDSVDFNKVVSLFYTVVTPMLNPIIYCLRNKEVKEALKRAVRVKCALTTKAGNNSSVSLN comes from the coding sequence ATGGAAAGCGGGAACACAACAACAGTGACTCACTTCATAATTCTTGGTTTCCCAAGCCTCCAGAATGTGCAACTCTTGCTCTTTTTCATGGGCTTGGTTATCTACCTTCTGACCTTGTCGGGACACATTGTCATAATCATAATAGTACGCATTGACTCACGTCTCCATaaccccatgtatttcttcctcagCAACTTCTCCTTCTTGGAGATCTGGTACACCTCCAACATCATCCCCAAAATGTTAGAGGTTTTTCTACAAAAGAACAAATCTATCTCATACACTGGTTGCCTCACCCAGCTCTATTTCCTCATCACTTTAGGGACTGCTGAGTGCTTCATCCTAGCCATCATGGCTTATGATCGTTACTTAGCCATCTGCCACCCACTGCGCTACCCGATTCTCATGAATAGCAAGATCTGTCTTCATTTGGCTTTATGTCCTTGGGTAGGTGCCTTCCTGGTAAACATTCCACCTTTGGTCTTGTTTTGTAAACTTCCTTTCTGTGGGCCAAACAAGATCAATCACTTCTTCTGTGATGCGCTACCTTTACTGAAACTCTCTTGCATGGATACTCATGAGGCTGAGGTGGTAGACTTCATTGTGGCTACCAGTGTTATTGTGAGCTCTTTCCTTCTGATTCTGGTCTCATACGTCTTCATTATCATCGCAGTCTTAAAGATCCCTTCAACCACAGGACgccagaaagccttctccacttgcggctcccacctggctgtggtAACTATCTTCTATGGCACCCTGATGTTCATGTATGTGAGACCAACATCCAGTTACTCTTTAGACTCAGTTGACTTCAATAAGGTGGTGTCGTTGTTCTACACAGTGGTGACCCCCATGCTGAACCCAATCATATACTgtctgaggaacaaggaggtcaaAGAAGCCCTAAAGAGAGCAGTAAGAGTGAAGTGTGCGCTCACGACCAAGGCTGGGAACAATTCTAGTGTATCCTTGAATTAG